The proteins below come from a single Acanthopagrus latus isolate v.2019 chromosome 4, fAcaLat1.1, whole genome shotgun sequence genomic window:
- the wdr93 gene encoding WD repeat-containing protein 93 isoform X3, which yields MSMCTRKGTPGSDMEAACETKTPTLEPSSATQLPEGTNCLTCSEDGRYLSLGHCEGLSVWCASSLICVAEWLQDRVEITSIQMTRMAETAYLLCTVDDMGVARVFAYHCEDIQLLHVINIMENINERSICLTFEVFEGGVYGAASISCNGALWLEVYHFPIEAWRKELEVVLSQKQHSNSSGDVYMKWSPVAMVIKIKPLQISAGAAVDGPFEVLQTMDFLTHCLVLDVNTSCSPQAFNTDIGETKETNESPRRCTHHFLLPCGPNPGGSKAKSQPAGLPIAVCVWWSGSHNLLQYLLQKPQKNKPDVEPMPDVLWPNAKEILCSAVSRCTRYIAAGLQDGLVFVWDRKSASPLSVVPASVTGSPFTKMQFVDDWPVSADDSQTFTTAEVQLLVWCKGGAIHAVTTGRGTRSCTVQVTERPKHSGDLLTVTASVPFLQSLSLVVQRNGNMFLQDVVNKTTVCLLLPPTSHLVAAPCSPVYALNTKLQSLLIKGEQDPSCRSSSQGGGQSQLFIFHFGESDIMKQYIVPPPVAPQQQEVLSCVTLEESCDLYLQQRARSVDERNKAISQTWKQLQETAETQQSCSKK from the exons ATGTCCATGTGCACCAGAAAAGGGACCCCAGGCTCAGACATGGAAGCAGCTTGCGAAACGAAAACACCTACATTGGAACCATCCAGTGCGACACAG CTTCCAGAGGGCACTAACTGCTTGACGTGCTCAGAAGACGGCAGGTACCTCAGTCTGGGTCACTGCGAGGGCTTGTCCGTGTGGTGTGCATCTTCTCTGATCTGTGTTGCAGAATGGCTGCAGGACAGAGTCGAGATAACGTCTATTCAAATGACCAGGATGGCTGAGACGGCCTATCTGCTCTGCACCGTTGATGATATGG GTGTTGCCAGAGTCTTTGCATATCACTGTGAAGACATTCAACTTCTGCATGTAATTAACATCATG GAAAACATCAATGAAAGGAGCATTTGCTTGACATTTGAAGTATTTGAAGGGGGAGTTTATGGAGCTGCATCAATCAGCT GCAACGGTGCTCTTTGGCTCGAGGTCTATCACTTCCCCATAGAAGCATGGCGGAAAGAGTTAGAGGTGGTCCTCTCACAGAAACAG CACTCAAACTCATCCGGAGATGTGTATATGAAATGGTCTCCAGTTGCCATGGTGATTAAAATCAAGCCACTTCAAATTTCAGCAG GCGCTGCTGTGGACGGTCCATTCGAGGTCTTGCAGACGATGGACTTTTTGACACACTGTTTGGTTCTGGACGTGAACACCAGCTGCAGTCCTCAGGCTTTTAATACAGACATAGGAGagacaaaggaaacaaatgaaagccCAAG ACGTTGCACCCACCACTTTCTTCTGCCTTGTGGTCCAAATCCTGGCGGGAGCAAAGCAAAATCCCAGCCAG CAGGACTGCCtattgctgtctgtgtgtggtggagtGGCAGCCATAATCTTCTTCAGTATTTGCTGCAGAAACCACAGAAGAACAAACCAG ATGTGGAACCAATGCCAGATGTGTTGTGGCCAAATGCAAAGGAaatcctctgctctgctgtcagtaGATGCACACGTTACATAGCTGCTGGGCTCCAAGATGGTTTGGTGTTTGTCTGGGACAGAAAATCAG CGTCTCCATTGTCTGTCGTCCCTGCGTCAGTGACAGGCAGTCCCTTTACCAAGATGCAGTTTGTGGATGACTGGCCTGTGTCTGCTGATGATTCCCAGACTTTTACCACAGCGGAGGTCCAGCTCTTGGTGTGGTGTAAGGGTGGAGCAATTCACGCAGTCACCACAGGGCGAGGGACACGATCCTGCACAGTGCAGGTCACTGAAAG GCCAAAACACAGTGGGGACCTCCTGACTGTCACTGCATCAGTGCCATTCCTGCAGAGCTTg TCACTTGTGGTGCAAAGAAATGGAAACATGTTCCTGCAAGATGTCGTTAACAAAACCACTGTGTGCCTCTTGCTTCCTCCCACATCTCATCTGGTTGCTGCGCCCTGCAGTCCTGTTTATGCTCTGAACACCAAACTGCAATCTCTCCTCATAAAAG GTGAGCAGGACCCCAGCTGCAGGTCATCTTCTCAAGGAGGAGGCCAGAGTCAGCTTTTTATCTTCCATTTTGGAGAGTCTGATATCATGAAGCAGTATATTGTTCCACCGCCAGTTGCTCCGCAGCAACAAGAAGTACTGAGCTGTGTCACTCTCGAGGAATCCTGTGATCTCTACCTTCAGCAAag AGCGCGGTCTGTGGATGAAAGGAACAAAGCTATATCACAGACCTGGAAGCAGCTACAGGAaactgcagagacacagcagagctgcagcaagaAATGA
- the LOC119018790 gene encoding RNA polymerase II elongation factor ELL-like isoform X2, translating into MLPVGHESKWRTERNSVAHYIKIPAPTPESPSSLRVFSFYLSSDSKDQPQASFDCIHQYVSSDGREQLEGQGIIQDKITVCATDDSYQMTRERMSQVEKDSWSRSAIEIKPGATHPSKCVKFHKRPAPPSASDSGFHKQAANNRRNGSVTTATQKPLRERIIHLLALKPYRKPELLLWLERERAGPSDKAKLGAILEEVAKVNPKDSSYLLRDDFYKHVQRDWPGYSEEERQLIGRLLARKLQTHISQQSANVSIVKTPEDASSHHSPVKNPAVKRPVPFDSLDRLAVKRQRLADQRSQQQPAANGLSNNKGHDVAAPSLNPSFHTKTEFQRTSNHTGNPAGLPGGHSGFPLMHKPSRTSSTPVSESREQEPKVSSYQPPQGDSDCTHQQPANSQHRKKKSKKHKDKERERLKDNKGSEWLETSPDLKQKADKLDNPDITNAEASEEKPDYVLTYGPIMTLEQRRRYQEDFCAEYDEYKDLHSRIATITHMFVQLGSKIKSLSPGTQEYKIMEDQILEKYNKYRKKFPGYREEKKRCEYLHEKLSYIKQLIIDYDVSQASS; encoded by the exons ATGCTTCCGGTGGGACACGAGTCCAAGTGGAGGACGGAACGAAACAGCGTCGCACAC TACATCAAGATCCCAGCTCCCACACCGGAGTCACCTTCCTCGCTACGCGTCTTCTCCTTCTACTTGTCCAGCGACAGCAAAGACCAACCTCAAGCCAGCTTCGACTGCATCCATCAATATGTGTCAAG CGACGGCCGCGAGCAGCTGGAAGGTCAGGGCATCATCCAGGACAAGATCACCGTGTGCGCCACCGACGACTCCTACCAGATGACCCGTGAGAGGATGTCTCAGGTGGAGAAGGACAGCTGGAGCCGCTCGGCCATCGAGATCAAACCCGGAGCCACACATCCAA GTAAATGTGTCAAGTTCCACAAGAGGCCAGCTCCTCCGTCTGCGTCAGACAGCGGCTTCCACAAGCAGGCTGCCAACAATCGGAGGAACGGCAGCGTGACCACGGCGACCCAGAAGCCCTTGAGGGAGCGCATCATCCACCTGCTAGCTCTCAAACCCTACAGGAAaccggagctgctgctgtggctggaaagagaaagagccGGCCCCAGTGACAAGGCCAAGCTGGGCGCCATACTGGAGGAG gtggCAAAAGTGAATCCCAAAGACAGCAGCTACCTGCTGAGGGATGATTTCTACAAGCATGTGCAGAGGGACTGGCCGGGCtacagcgaggaggagaggcagctgATCGGCAGGCTGCTGGCCAG GAAGTTGCAGACGCACATCAGCCAACAATCAGCAAATGTGTCAATAGTGAAGACCCCAGAGGACGCATCGTCACATCACAGCCCAGTGAAAAATCCTGCAGTG AAACGCCCCGTGCCTTTTGACTCACTGGACAGACTCGCCGTTAAGAGACAAAGACTTGCGGACCAGAGGTCGCAGCAGCAGCCGGCAGCAAACGGACTGTCAAACAATAAAGGACACGACGTTGCAGCTCCTTCCCTCAACCCCAGTTTCCACACAAAGACTGAGTTTCAGCGGACAAGTAACCATACTGGAAACCCAGCTGGCTTACCAGGGGGCCACAGTGGCTTCCCTCTCATGCACAAGCCGTCTCGCACCTCTAGCACACCTgtctcagagagcagagagcaagAACCCAAAGTAAGCAGCTACCAGCCTCCGCAGGGTGACTCCGACTGCACTCACCAGCAGCCCGCCAACAGCCAGCACAGGAAGAAGAAGTCCAAAAAGCACAAAGACAAGGAGCGGGAGAGGTTAAAAGACAACAAGGGCAGCGAATGGTTAGAGACAAGTCCTGATCTCAAGCAGAAAGCAGACAAACTCGACA aTCCTGACATCACAAATGCTGAGGCCTCTGAGGAGAAGCCAGATTATGTGCT CACATACGGCCCCATCATGACTTTGGAGCAACGTCGGAGGTACCAGGAGGATTTCTGTGCAGAGTACGATGAATACAAAGACCTCCACTCCCGCATCGCAACCATAACTCACATGTTTGTTCAGCTGGGCTCCAAGATCAAAAGCTTGTCCCCGGGGACACAAGAATACAAG ATCATGGAAGACCAAATACTAGAAAAGTACAACAAGTATCGAAAG AAGTTCCCAGGCTACcgggaagagaagaagaggtgcGAATATCTCCACGAGAAATTGTCCTACATCAAACAGCTCATCATAGACTATGACGTCTCTCAGGCCTCTTCGTAG
- the LOC119018794 gene encoding putative gonadotropin-releasing hormone II receptor produces the protein MNTTLCDSAAAMYHLTTDHQLNASCNYSTPPSNWTAGGGGQQLPTFTTAAKVRVVITCILCGVSAFCNLAVLWAAHSDGKRKSHVRVLIINLTVADLLVTFIVMPVDAVWNITVQWLAGDFACRLLMFLKLQAMYSCAFVTVVISLDRQSAILNPLAINKARKRNRVMLTVAWGMSVLLSVPQMFLFHNVTIVHPEDFTQCTTRGSFVRHWHETAYNMFTFFCLFLLPLVIMITCYTRIFCEISKRLRKDNLPSNEVHLRRSKNNIPRARMRTLKMSIVIVSSFIICWTPYYLLGLWYWFFPDDLEGKVSHSLTHILFIFGLVNACLDPVIYGLFTIHFRTGLRRYYRNATTASDLDNNTVITGSFVCAANSLQLKREVSPVSQERFMLCSDSHSREESTPSRSSFLTADNDAERDSHQFCSDSII, from the exons ATGAACACCACTCTGTGTGACTCTGCGGCGGCCATGTATCACCTGACGACGGACCACCAGCTGAATGCCAGCTGCAATTACTCCACTCCCCCGTCCAACTGGACGGCGGGGGGTGGCGGCCAGCAGCTGCCCACGTTCACCACGGCCGCCAAAGTCAGAGTGGTCATCACTTGCATACTCTGCGGGGTGTCGGCCTTCTGCAACCTGGCTGTGCTGTGGGCGGCACACAGCGATGGGAAGCGCAAATCCCACGTCCGGGTGCTGATTATCAACCTGACGGTGGCTGATCTGCTAGTGACCTTCATCGTGATGCCCGTGGACGCTGTATGGAACATCACAGTCCAGTGGCTCGCCGGGGACTTtgcctgcaggctgctgatgtttctgaagCTGCAGGCGATGTACTCCTGCGCATTCGTCACCGTGGTGATCAGTCTGGATAGGCAGTCGGCCATCCTCAACCCTCTGGCTATCAATAAGGCCAGGAAGAGGAACAGAGTCATGCTTACTGTGGCGTGGGGCATGAGTGTGCTCCTGTCGGTCCCTCAG ATGTTCCTTTTTCACAACGTGACCATCGTCCACCCCGAGGACTTCACTCAGTGCACCACACGTGGAAGTTTCGTCAGGCACTGGCACGAGACGGCCTACAACATGTTCACCTTCTTCTGCCTGTTCCTGCTGCCGCTGGTCATCATGATCACCTGCTACACCAGGATCTTCTGTGAGATCTCCAAACGACTGAGAAAAGACAACC TGCCCTCCAATGAAGTGCATTTGCGGCGTTCGAAGAATAACATCCCCCGAGCCCGGATGAGAACTCTAAAAATGAGTATAGTGATCGTGTCGTCCTTCATCATCTGCTGGACTCCGTACTACCTGCTGGGCCTGTGGTACTGGTTCTTTCCCGACGACCTGGAGGGGAAGGTCTCCCACTCGCTGACCCACATCCTGTTCATCTTCGGGCTCGTCAACGCCTGCCTGGATCCGGTCATCTACGGCCTGTTCACCATCCACTTCCGGACGGGCCTCCGGAGGTATTACCGCAATGCCACCACGGCGTCTGACCTCGACAACAACACCGTTATAACCGGATCCTTCGTGTGTGCCGCCAATTCTTTGCAGCTTAAAAGAGAGGTGAGCCCGGTCAGCCAGGAGAGGTTCATGTTGTGCAGCGACAGCCACAGCAGAGAAGAGTCCACTCCGTCGAGAAGCAGCTTTTTAACAGCGGACAACGACGCAGAGAGAGATTCTCACCAGTTCTGCTCTGACAGCATCATATGA
- the wdr93 gene encoding WD repeat-containing protein 93 isoform X1, translating to MSMCTRKGTPGSDMEAACETKTPTLEPSSATQLPEGTNCLTCSEDGRYLSLGHCEGLSVWCASSLICVAEWLQDRVEITSIQMTRMAETAYLLCTVDDMGVARVFAYHCEDIQLLHVINIMENINERSICLTFEVFEGGVYGAASISCNGALWLEVYHFPIEAWRKELEVVLSQKQHSNSSGDVYMKWSPVAMVIKIKPLQISAGAAVDGPFEVLQTMDFLTHCLVLDVNTSCSPQAFNTDIGETKETNESPRRCTHHFLLPCGPNPGGSKAKSQPAGLPIAVCVWWSGSHNLLQYLLQKPQKNKPDVEPMPDVLWPNAKEILCSAVSRCTRYIAAGLQDGLVFVWDRKSASPLSVVPASVTGSPFTKMQFVDDWPVSADDSQTFTTAEVQLLVWCKGGAIHAVTTGRGTRSCTVQVTERPKHSGDLLTVTASVPFLQSLSLVVQRNGNMFLQDVVNKTTVCLLLPPTSHLVAAPCSPVYALNTKLQSLLIKAGEQDPSCRSSSQGGGQSQLFIFHFGESDIMKQYIVPPPVAPQQQEVLSCVTLEESCDLYLQQRARSVDERNKAISQTWKQLQETAETQQSCSKK from the exons ATGTCCATGTGCACCAGAAAAGGGACCCCAGGCTCAGACATGGAAGCAGCTTGCGAAACGAAAACACCTACATTGGAACCATCCAGTGCGACACAG CTTCCAGAGGGCACTAACTGCTTGACGTGCTCAGAAGACGGCAGGTACCTCAGTCTGGGTCACTGCGAGGGCTTGTCCGTGTGGTGTGCATCTTCTCTGATCTGTGTTGCAGAATGGCTGCAGGACAGAGTCGAGATAACGTCTATTCAAATGACCAGGATGGCTGAGACGGCCTATCTGCTCTGCACCGTTGATGATATGG GTGTTGCCAGAGTCTTTGCATATCACTGTGAAGACATTCAACTTCTGCATGTAATTAACATCATG GAAAACATCAATGAAAGGAGCATTTGCTTGACATTTGAAGTATTTGAAGGGGGAGTTTATGGAGCTGCATCAATCAGCT GCAACGGTGCTCTTTGGCTCGAGGTCTATCACTTCCCCATAGAAGCATGGCGGAAAGAGTTAGAGGTGGTCCTCTCACAGAAACAG CACTCAAACTCATCCGGAGATGTGTATATGAAATGGTCTCCAGTTGCCATGGTGATTAAAATCAAGCCACTTCAAATTTCAGCAG GCGCTGCTGTGGACGGTCCATTCGAGGTCTTGCAGACGATGGACTTTTTGACACACTGTTTGGTTCTGGACGTGAACACCAGCTGCAGTCCTCAGGCTTTTAATACAGACATAGGAGagacaaaggaaacaaatgaaagccCAAG ACGTTGCACCCACCACTTTCTTCTGCCTTGTGGTCCAAATCCTGGCGGGAGCAAAGCAAAATCCCAGCCAG CAGGACTGCCtattgctgtctgtgtgtggtggagtGGCAGCCATAATCTTCTTCAGTATTTGCTGCAGAAACCACAGAAGAACAAACCAG ATGTGGAACCAATGCCAGATGTGTTGTGGCCAAATGCAAAGGAaatcctctgctctgctgtcagtaGATGCACACGTTACATAGCTGCTGGGCTCCAAGATGGTTTGGTGTTTGTCTGGGACAGAAAATCAG CGTCTCCATTGTCTGTCGTCCCTGCGTCAGTGACAGGCAGTCCCTTTACCAAGATGCAGTTTGTGGATGACTGGCCTGTGTCTGCTGATGATTCCCAGACTTTTACCACAGCGGAGGTCCAGCTCTTGGTGTGGTGTAAGGGTGGAGCAATTCACGCAGTCACCACAGGGCGAGGGACACGATCCTGCACAGTGCAGGTCACTGAAAG GCCAAAACACAGTGGGGACCTCCTGACTGTCACTGCATCAGTGCCATTCCTGCAGAGCTTg TCACTTGTGGTGCAAAGAAATGGAAACATGTTCCTGCAAGATGTCGTTAACAAAACCACTGTGTGCCTCTTGCTTCCTCCCACATCTCATCTGGTTGCTGCGCCCTGCAGTCCTGTTTATGCTCTGAACACCAAACTGCAATCTCTCCTCATAAAAG CAGGTGAGCAGGACCCCAGCTGCAGGTCATCTTCTCAAGGAGGAGGCCAGAGTCAGCTTTTTATCTTCCATTTTGGAGAGTCTGATATCATGAAGCAGTATATTGTTCCACCGCCAGTTGCTCCGCAGCAACAAGAAGTACTGAGCTGTGTCACTCTCGAGGAATCCTGTGATCTCTACCTTCAGCAAag AGCGCGGTCTGTGGATGAAAGGAACAAAGCTATATCACAGACCTGGAAGCAGCTACAGGAaactgcagagacacagcagagctgcagcaagaAATGA
- the wdr93 gene encoding WD repeat-containing protein 93 isoform X2 has product MSMCTRKGTPGSDMEAACETKTPTLEPSSATQLPEGTNCLTCSEDGRYLSLGHCEGLSVWCASSLICVAEWLQDRVEITSIQMTRMAETAYLLCTVDDMGVARVFAYHCEDIQLLHVINIMENINERSICLTFEVFEGGVYGAASISCNGALWLEVYHFPIEAWRKELEVVLSQKQHSNSSGDVYMKWSPVAMVIKIKPLQISAGAAVDGPFEVLQTMDFLTHCLVLDVNTSCSPQAFNTDIGETKETNESPRRCTHHFLLPCGPNPGGSKAKSQPGLPIAVCVWWSGSHNLLQYLLQKPQKNKPDVEPMPDVLWPNAKEILCSAVSRCTRYIAAGLQDGLVFVWDRKSASPLSVVPASVTGSPFTKMQFVDDWPVSADDSQTFTTAEVQLLVWCKGGAIHAVTTGRGTRSCTVQVTERPKHSGDLLTVTASVPFLQSLSLVVQRNGNMFLQDVVNKTTVCLLLPPTSHLVAAPCSPVYALNTKLQSLLIKAGEQDPSCRSSSQGGGQSQLFIFHFGESDIMKQYIVPPPVAPQQQEVLSCVTLEESCDLYLQQRARSVDERNKAISQTWKQLQETAETQQSCSKK; this is encoded by the exons ATGTCCATGTGCACCAGAAAAGGGACCCCAGGCTCAGACATGGAAGCAGCTTGCGAAACGAAAACACCTACATTGGAACCATCCAGTGCGACACAG CTTCCAGAGGGCACTAACTGCTTGACGTGCTCAGAAGACGGCAGGTACCTCAGTCTGGGTCACTGCGAGGGCTTGTCCGTGTGGTGTGCATCTTCTCTGATCTGTGTTGCAGAATGGCTGCAGGACAGAGTCGAGATAACGTCTATTCAAATGACCAGGATGGCTGAGACGGCCTATCTGCTCTGCACCGTTGATGATATGG GTGTTGCCAGAGTCTTTGCATATCACTGTGAAGACATTCAACTTCTGCATGTAATTAACATCATG GAAAACATCAATGAAAGGAGCATTTGCTTGACATTTGAAGTATTTGAAGGGGGAGTTTATGGAGCTGCATCAATCAGCT GCAACGGTGCTCTTTGGCTCGAGGTCTATCACTTCCCCATAGAAGCATGGCGGAAAGAGTTAGAGGTGGTCCTCTCACAGAAACAG CACTCAAACTCATCCGGAGATGTGTATATGAAATGGTCTCCAGTTGCCATGGTGATTAAAATCAAGCCACTTCAAATTTCAGCAG GCGCTGCTGTGGACGGTCCATTCGAGGTCTTGCAGACGATGGACTTTTTGACACACTGTTTGGTTCTGGACGTGAACACCAGCTGCAGTCCTCAGGCTTTTAATACAGACATAGGAGagacaaaggaaacaaatgaaagccCAAG ACGTTGCACCCACCACTTTCTTCTGCCTTGTGGTCCAAATCCTGGCGGGAGCAAAGCAAAATCCCAGCCAG GACTGCCtattgctgtctgtgtgtggtggagtGGCAGCCATAATCTTCTTCAGTATTTGCTGCAGAAACCACAGAAGAACAAACCAG ATGTGGAACCAATGCCAGATGTGTTGTGGCCAAATGCAAAGGAaatcctctgctctgctgtcagtaGATGCACACGTTACATAGCTGCTGGGCTCCAAGATGGTTTGGTGTTTGTCTGGGACAGAAAATCAG CGTCTCCATTGTCTGTCGTCCCTGCGTCAGTGACAGGCAGTCCCTTTACCAAGATGCAGTTTGTGGATGACTGGCCTGTGTCTGCTGATGATTCCCAGACTTTTACCACAGCGGAGGTCCAGCTCTTGGTGTGGTGTAAGGGTGGAGCAATTCACGCAGTCACCACAGGGCGAGGGACACGATCCTGCACAGTGCAGGTCACTGAAAG GCCAAAACACAGTGGGGACCTCCTGACTGTCACTGCATCAGTGCCATTCCTGCAGAGCTTg TCACTTGTGGTGCAAAGAAATGGAAACATGTTCCTGCAAGATGTCGTTAACAAAACCACTGTGTGCCTCTTGCTTCCTCCCACATCTCATCTGGTTGCTGCGCCCTGCAGTCCTGTTTATGCTCTGAACACCAAACTGCAATCTCTCCTCATAAAAG CAGGTGAGCAGGACCCCAGCTGCAGGTCATCTTCTCAAGGAGGAGGCCAGAGTCAGCTTTTTATCTTCCATTTTGGAGAGTCTGATATCATGAAGCAGTATATTGTTCCACCGCCAGTTGCTCCGCAGCAACAAGAAGTACTGAGCTGTGTCACTCTCGAGGAATCCTGTGATCTCTACCTTCAGCAAag AGCGCGGTCTGTGGATGAAAGGAACAAAGCTATATCACAGACCTGGAAGCAGCTACAGGAaactgcagagacacagcagagctgcagcaagaAATGA